The Cygnus atratus isolate AKBS03 ecotype Queensland, Australia chromosome 2, CAtr_DNAZoo_HiC_assembly, whole genome shotgun sequence genome window below encodes:
- the PDK4 gene encoding LOW QUALITY PROTEIN: pyruvate dehydrogenase kinase, isozyme 4 (The sequence of the model RefSeq protein was modified relative to this genomic sequence to represent the inferred CDS: deleted 1 base in 1 codon), translated as MKAARIALRSAAPLAGAAGGSASRGSSSRLPREVEQFSRFSPSPLSIKQLLDFGSTNGCERTSFAFLRQELPVRFANILREIDLLPDKLLSTPSVQLVKSWYIQSLLELVEFHQKSPDDQKVLSDFIDTLIRVRNRHHDVVPTMAQGVIEYKDMFKVDPVTNQNIQYFLDRFYMSRISTRMLMNQHTLLFDDKSSSGHPRHIGSIDPCCDVVEVVNDAFESSKMLCDQYYLTSPELKLNQVNGKFPGEPINIVYVPSHLFHMLFELFKNSMRATVEFQENSPSLSPIEVTVVLGQEDLAIKISDRGGGVPVRKIEQLFSYMYSTAPRPRMDNDRNTPLAGFGYGLPISRLYAKYFQGDLNLYSICGYGTDAIIYLKALSTESVEKLPVFNKSASKHYQATSEADDWCVPSRGPKQSAAL; from the exons ATGAAGGCGGCCCGCATCGCCCTGCGCAGCGCGGCCCCCCTGGCGGGGGCGGCCGGAGGCAGCGCCAGccgaggcagcagcagccggctGCCGCGGGAGGTGGAGCAGTTCTCCCGCTTCTCCCCCTCGCCGCTCTCCATCAAGCAGCTGCTGGACTTCG GCTCAACTAATGGATGCGAGAGAacttcttttgcctttctgaGACAAGAACTTCCCGTGAGGTTTGCAAACATACTGAGGGAAATCGATCTTCTTCCCGACAAATTGCTAAGCACACCATCAGTCCAGTTAGTAAAAAGCTG gtacATCCAGAGTCTACTGGAGCTGGTTGAGTTCCATCAAAAAAGCCCAGATGACCAGAAAGTATTATCTGA ctTTATAGATACATTAATTAGAGTCCGAAACAGACATCATGATGTGGTCCCTACGATGGCACAAGGAGTAATTGAATACAAAGATATGTTTAAAGTAGACCCTGTCACCAATCAAAACATTCAGTATTTCTTGGATCGTTTTTATATGAGCCGTATTTCCACACGGATGCTAATGAACCAACACA CCCTTCTTTTTGATGATAAatccagctcagggcacccaaGGCACATTGGAAGTATTGATCCTTGCTGTGATGTTGTTGAAGTAGTGAATG atgcttttgAAAGTTCCAAGATGCTATGTGACCAATATTACTTAACGTCTCCAGAACTGAAACTTAATCAAGTGAACG GAAAATTTCCAGGAGAGCCAATTAACATTGTATACGTTCCATCTCATCTCTTTCACATGCTTTTTGAGCTCTTTAAG AACTCAATGAGGGCAACAGTtgaatttcaagaaaacagtccttccctctctccaaTTGAAGTGACAGTTGTTCTAGGACAAGAAGACTTGGCAATTAAG ATCTCTGACAGAGGCGGTGGTGTTCCAGTAAGGAAAATAGAGCAGCTGTTTAGCTACATGTATTCCACAGCACCAAGGCCAAGGATGGATAATGACCGAAATACTCCTCTT gCTGGCTTTGGGTATGGCTTGCCAATTTCCCGTCTATATGCTAAATACTTCCAAGGAGACCTAAATCTCTATTCCATATGTGGCTATGGAACAGATGCTATTATCTACTTGAAG GCCCTATCAACTGAATCAGTAGAA AAACTCCCAGTCTTCAACAAATCTGCTTCTAAGCATTACCAAGCTACATCAGAGGCGGATGACTGGTGTGTTCCAAGCAGAGGCCCTAAGCAGAGTGCAGCTCTCTGA